CTTTGATGTTTCATGGAAACGGTTTCAGCCCTCATGAGCTTTAACGAATAACTGAAAAACTAAAGTCGCAACATAAATAAACTTTTAATCAAATGTATATCAGCAAAAAACCAGTAAAACAAATATCAAATTACTTATAAACGAGCTTCGCCAAAACGGCGTGATACGAACTTGTACAGCGAAATTGAAATTGTGTACAGCATCGTTTTGGCTTGATTTTTGGTTCTTTTCATCTAAGGAAAAGAACAGAAAAAAATAAAATTTAACTAATATTATTCCAAAAACTAAAAAGAATGGTATGAATTATTCATCTGAAAAATGTACCAATATTTTCCTGTAAGCAGAAAATATTTTAGATTTTGAAATAAACCCGATATATTTTTCATCATCTATAACCGGTAAGTTCCATGCACCTGTTTCTTCAAATTTTTCCATTACCGTATCCATATTTTCACCTGATGATACAATAGCAGGAGGAGTAATCATAAGGTCGTAAACATATGTATCATCATACATATCGGGATTAAACATTATATCTCTTATATTATCAAGTAAAACTATTCCCTGAAAATTATTTTCATCATTAATCACCGGAAATATATTCCTTTTAGACATGGAAACTACTTTAACAAGCTCCCCCAGTGTAGCTTCCTGATTTATTATTTTAAAATCCTTTTCTATTACCGCCCCCATCTTTAATAATGTAAGAACCGCCTTGTCCTTGTGATGTGTTATCAATTCCCCGCGTAATGCCAATCTTTTTGTATATATTGTATGTGGTTCAAAATATATTATTGTAATATAAGATATTGTAGCTGTAATCATTAAAGGAATAAAAAGCTGGTATCCGCCTGTGATTTCAGCAATTAAAAAAATACCTGTTAATGGTGCATGCATCACACCTGCCATTAATCCTGCCATACCTACTAAGGCAAAATTACTTTCCGACACATTTATATATGAACTTCTGTTTAATAATAGTGCAACAAAATATCCTGATATTCCTCCCATAAACAAAGTAGGAGCAAATATCCCTCCTATTCCACCCGAACCGGTTGTAACAGACATTGCAGCAACTTTAAAAATCAATATCAATAACAAAAAAGATAAAAAAAGCCAGTAATTATCTTTAATTGAATAAAAAAAACTGTTATTAACAATTTCTAAGCCGTTTCCACTTAAAATTTCTTTTAAAATTTCATAACCCTCACCATATAAGGGGGGAAAAACAAAAATAAGTAAACTAAGTGAAATTCCTCCAACAATTAATTTTTTATAAGCTTTTGTTATTAATGAAAATTTCGACTCAATAAACATAGCTCCTCTTGTAAAATAAAGAGAAACTAATCCGGCAAATATCCCAAGTAAAATATAAAACGGAATATCATTTATTAAAAAAGATGTTGTAACATTATATGATAATAAAACTTCGTTTCCCATTAAAAAATATGCAATGCTTGCTCCTGTAACTGCTGATATTAATAAAGGAACTAAAGATGCCATTGTTAAATCAAGCATCAATACTTCAAGAGTAAAAACCAATCCTGCTATGGGAGCTTTGAAAATTCCGGCAATTGCACCAGCAGCACCACAACCAATTAATAATGTTGTTGTTTTATAATTCATCCTGAACAATCGTCCAAGATTAGAGCCAATTGATGCTCCTGTTAATACTATTGGTGCCTCAGAACCAACCGACCCTCCAAATCCTATCGTTAAAGTACTTGCAAGAATTGAAGAATAGGTATTATGTTGTTTTATTATACTGTTTTGTTTTGAAATAGAAAATAGTATCCTGCTTACACCATGACCAATGTTATGTTTTATAAAAGTCCTGATAAAAAATACAGTCAATAATATACCAAAGAATGGATATGCAAGGTACAAATAATTTTCATACTCAACATGAAACCCTTTTGTAAGAAAATAATGAGTATAATATATTGTATTTTTTAATACTATTGCTGCTAATCCGCTTATTAAACCGACAACAAAACTAAGAATTAAAACAAATTGACGCTCTTTTATATTTTTTAAACGCCAATAGATAAATTTTCCTATTATTTTTGGATATTTCATTATAATCACAAAAGTAATTATTCTAACAACTTTATTAGGATTAATTCATAAATTTTGGAATTATTTAATACAAATAGGCAGTCGGCATCCGATTGCTATCGGATTGACAATAAACAGCAAACAGTTGACAATAAGAATTTGCCTATTGTCAATTGTTAACTTGTATACTTTTTTGTATAAATTATTATTTTTTCATATTCCTAAAATCCGCAAGTCGTGGCACGGATATGTTGATTATAAGATGTTTACATCCAATTATATACAACAAATTTAAGTGAGCCGTACCACGACTATTAT
This Bacteroidales bacterium DNA region includes the following protein-coding sequences:
- a CDS encoding chloride channel protein; protein product: MKYPKIIGKFIYWRLKNIKERQFVLILSFVVGLISGLAAIVLKNTIYYTHYFLTKGFHVEYENYLYLAYPFFGILLTVFFIRTFIKHNIGHGVSRILFSISKQNSIIKQHNTYSSILASTLTIGFGGSVGSEAPIVLTGASIGSNLGRLFRMNYKTTTLLIGCGAAGAIAGIFKAPIAGLVFTLEVLMLDLTMASLVPLLISAVTGASIAYFLMGNEVLLSYNVTTSFLINDIPFYILLGIFAGLVSLYFTRGAMFIESKFSLITKAYKKLIVGGISLSLLIFVFPPLYGEGYEILKEILSGNGLEIVNNSFFYSIKDNYWLFLSFLLLILIFKVAAMSVTTGSGGIGGIFAPTLFMGGISGYFVALLLNRSSYINVSESNFALVGMAGLMAGVMHAPLTGIFLIAEITGGYQLFIPLMITATISYITIIYFEPHTIYTKRLALRGELITHHKDKAVLTLLKMGAVIEKDFKIINQEATLGELVKVVSMSKRNIFPVINDENNFQGIVLLDNIRDIMFNPDMYDDTYVYDLMITPPAIVSSGENMDTVMEKFEETGAWNLPVIDDEKYIGFISKSKIFSAYRKILVHFSDE